Genomic window (Pseudomonas xantholysinigenes):
TACTTCCTGGCCGACTATCACGCCCTGATCAAGTGCGACGACCCGCTGCGCATCCAGCGCTCGCGCCTGGAAATCGCCGCCACCTGGCTGGCCGGCGGTCTGGACCCGGACAAGGTGACCTTCTACCGCCAGTCCGATATCCCCGAGATTCCCGAGCTGACCTGGCTGCTGACCTGCGTCGCCGCCAAGGGCCTGCTCAACCGCGCCCACGCCTACAAGGCCTCGGTGGACAAGAACGTCGAGGCCGGCGAAGACCCGGACGCCGGCGTGAGCATGGGCCTGTTCAGCTACCCAGTGCTGATGGCCGCCGACATCCTGATGTTCAACGCGCACAAGGTGCCGGTCGGTCGCGACCAGATCCAGCACGTGGAAATGGCCCGCGACATCGGCCAGCGCTTCAACCACCTGTTCGGCCAGGGCAGGGACTTCTTCGCCCTGCCCGAGGCGGTGATCGAAGAGACCGTGGCGACCCTGCCGGGCCTGGACGGGCGCAAGATGTCCAAGAGCTACGACAACACCATCCCGTTGTTCACCAGCGCCAAGGACATGAAGGACGCGATCTCGCGCATCGTCACCGACTCGCGCGCCCCGGGCGAGGCGAAGGACCCGGACAACTCGCACCTGTTCACCCTGTTCCAGGCGTTCTCGACGCCGGCGCAATCCGCCGAGTTCCGCGACGAGCTATTGCAGGGCCTGGGCTGGGGCGAGGCCAAGCAGCGCCTGTTCCAGCTGCTTGACGGCCAGCTGGCCGAAAAGCGCGAGCACTATCACCAACTGATCGCGCGTCCGTCGGACCTGGAAGACATCCTGCTGGCCGGCGCCGCCAAGGCCCGCAAGATCGCCACGCCGTTCCTCGAGCAACTGCGCGAGGCCGTGGGCCTGCGCTCGTTCCGCACGGCGGTGCAGGCTACCGGCGAAGTGAAGAAGAAAGCCGCCAAGACCGCCCGTTTCGTCAGCTTCCGTGATGAGGACGGCAGCTTCCGTTTCCGCCTGCTGGCCGCCGATGGCGAGCAGTTGCTGCTGTCGCGCAGCTTCGCCGATGGCAAGAGCGCCGGTGCGGTGAGCAAGCAGTTGCAGCAAGGTGGTGAAGCGGATGTGCGCGTCGAAGGTCTAGGCTTCAGCCTGTGGCTGGCGGGTGAGCAGGTTGCCGAGGGGCCGCAGTTCGAGGCCGCCGAGGCCCGTGACGCGGCCATCGCGAGCCTGCGCGAGGCCCTGGCGCCTCAGCAGGACTGATACGCCTGCAGGGGATGTGGTGCGCATATTCATTGCAGGTAATGAGGCAAGTGGTCGCATGTATCATTGCCATCAGGCGGGCCGGTCGCTACAGTGACGGCCCGTTTTTTGTTGCCTCGCTAACGAAATCATGACTCCTCTAGAACGCTATCAAGCAGATCTGAAACGTCCCGACTTCTTCCATGACGCGGCGCAGGAAACTGCGGTGCGTCACCTGCAGCGCCTGTACGATGACCTGGTGCGCGCGCAGAACAACAAGCCGGGCATGTTCGGCAAGCTGTTCGGCAAGAAGGAGCAGACGCCGGTCAAGGGCCTGTACTTCTGGGGCGGGGTAGGGCGAGGCAAGACCTACCTGGTCGACACTTTCTATGAAGCGCTGCCGTTCAAGCAGAAGATGCGCACGCACTTCCACCGCTTCATGAAGCGTGTGCACGAGGAAATGAAGACCCTCAAGGGCGAAAAGAACCCGCTGACCATCATCGCCAAGCGCTTCAGCGAAGAGGCCAAGGTGATCTGCTTCGACGAATTCTTCGTCTCCGACATCACCGACGCCATGATCCTCGGCACCCTGATGGAAGAGCTGTTCAAGAATGGCGTGTCGCTGGTGGCCACCTCCAACATCGTGCCGGACGGCCTGTACAAGGACGGCCTGCAGCGTGCGCGCTTCCTGCCGGCGATCGCCATGATCAAGCAGTACACCGACGTGGTGAACGTCGACAGCGGCGTGGACTACCGCCTGCGGCACCTGGAACAAGCCGAGCTGTTCCACTTCCCGCTCAACGAGGCGGCGCACGAAAGCATGCGCGCCAGCTTCAAGGCGCTGACCCCCGAGTGCACCCAGGCCGTCGACAACGATGTGCTGATGATCGAGAACCGCCCGATCCATGCGCTGCGCACCTGCGACGATGTTGCCTGGTTCGACTTCCGCGCCCTGTGCGATGGGCCGCGCAGCCAGAACGACTACATCGAGCTGGGCAAGATCTTCCACGCCGTGCTGCTGAGCAACGTCGAGCAGATGGGCGTGACCACTGACGATATCGCCCGGCGCTTCATCAACATGGTCGACGAGTTCTACGACCGTAACGTCAAGCTGATCATCTCGGCCGAGGTGGAGCTCAAGGACCTGTACACCGGTGGTCGCTTGAGCTTCGAGTTCCAGCGTACCTTGAGCCGGCTGCTGGAAATGCAGTCCCACGAGTTCCTGTCGCGGGCACACAAGCCCTGAGGGCAGCGACAAGCCTCAAGCTGCAAGCCACAAGAAAAAGCCAGAGCAGATCGCGTAATGCTCTGGCTTTTTCTTGCAGCTTGCAGCTTGCAGCTGCTTTCAGGCCTCCTGCATGAATTGCTGCCGATACTGGTTCGGCGACAGCTCCGTGTGCTGGCGGAACAACCGGGCGAAGAAGCTCGCGTCGTCGTACCCCACCTCGTAGCTGATGGTCTTGATGCTCTTGCGCGTGCTCGACAGCAGGCCCTTGGCCGTCTCGATGCGCAGGCGTTGCAGGTAATGCAGCGGCTTGTCGCCGGTGGCGCTCTGGAACCTGCGCATGAAGTTGCGGATGCTCATGCCGTGGTTGCGCGCCACATCCTCGAAGCGGAACTTGTCGGCGAAGTGCTCCTCGAGCCAATGCTGGATCTGCAGGATGATCAGGTCCTGGTGCAGCTTCTGGCCGCCGAAGCCCATGCGCCCGGGCGTGTAGCTGCGCTGCACTTCATAGAGGATGTCGCGGGCCACCGCCCGGGCGACGTTCGCCCCGCAGAAGCGCTCGATCAGATAGATGTACAGGTCGCAGGCCGAGGTGGTGCCGCCTGCGCAGTACAGGTTGTCGGCATCGGTCAGGTGCTTGTCCTGATTGAGGCGGATCTTCGGGTAGCGCTCGGCGAAGCTGGCGAAGAAACGCCAGTAGGTGGTCGCCTCCTTGCCGTCGAGCAGGCCCGCCTCGGCCAGCCAGAACACCCCGCTGGCCTCGGCGCACAGCACCGCGCCACGGGCGTGCTGCTCGCGCAGCCAGGGCAGCACCTGCGGGTAGCGTTGCAGGAGATTGTCGAAGTCGTCCCAGAACGCTGGGAGAATGATCACGTCGGCATCGTCCAGGCCGCCGTCGACCGGTAGCTGCACGTTGCTGAAACTGTCCACGGGCAGGCCGTCCGGGCTCACCAGGCCGATCTCGAACATCGGCTGCAGGCCCAGGCCCAGCTGCTTGCTGTAGCGCAGGCTGGCCAGGTGGAAGAAATCCTTGGCCTGCATCAGTGTCGAGGCGAACACTTTATCAATGGCCAGGATGCTGACGCGCCGCAAGGACGCGGAGGGTTGGGTAAACATCATTGTCATTGTTCTTATAAGGGATAGTGGTCAATCACCGGCTGGATCGTCTTATGTTTTGGGGCAAGCTGCAAGCTTGAAGCTGCAAGCCACAAGAAAAAACCACAGCAGATCGCATACTGCTCTGGCTCTTTCTTGCAGCTTGCAGCTTGCAGCTTGCAGCTTAAAGCTTGCCGCTGCTCTTAAGGCGCCGGGTTGGGCTGCTCCTGATGCACCGCCTCGATCGCCGCCAGCAGCTCGTCACTCAGCGTCAGCGCCTGGCTGTCGATATTGCTCCGCAACTGCTCCAGCGTGGTCGCGCCAATGATGTTGCTGGTCACGAACGGCTGGCGGGTGACGAACGCCAGGGCCATCTGCGCCGGATCCAGGCCATGCTCGCGCGCCAGTTGCACGTAGCGGCTGCACGCTGCCACGGTTTGCGGGTTGGAATAGCGGGCGAAGCGGCTGAACAGGGTCAGGCGACCTTTCTCCGGCCGGGCGCCGTGCTCGTACTTGCCCGACAGCATGCCGAACGCCAGCGGCGAGTAGGCCAGCAACCCGCACTGCTCGCGGATCGCCACCTCGGCCAGGCCCACCTCGAAACTGCGGTTGAGCAGGTTGTAGGGATTCTGGATCGACACCGCGCGCGGCCAGCCACGGGTTTCGGCCAGGTGCAGGAACTTCATCGTGCCCCATGGGGTTTCGTTGGACAGGCCGACATGGCGGATCTTGCCGGCGCGCACCTGTTCATCGAGCACTTCCAGGGTTTCTTCCAGTGGCGTGAAGATGTCCTGGGGCAGGTGCTGGTAGCCCAGCTTGCCGAAGAAGTTGGTGCTGCGCTCGGGCCAGTGCAACTGGTATAGATCGATGCGGTCGGTCTGCAAGCGCTTGAGGCTTTCGTCCAGCGCCGCGACGATGTGCTGGCGATTGTGCTTGAGCTGGCCATCGCGGATATGGCTGATGCCGTTGCCGGGGCCGGCGACCTTGCTGGCCAGGATCCAGTGGTCACGGTCGCCGTTGGCGGCGAACCAGTTGCCGATGATGCGCTCGGTGGCGGCGTAGGTCTCCGGGCGCGGCGGCACCGGGTACATCTCGGCGGTGTCGATGAAGTTGATGCCACTGGCCTTGGCCAGGGCGATCTGTTCGAAGGCCTCGTCCTGGGTGTTCTGCTCGCCCCAGGTCATGGTGCCCAGGCACAGGGCGCTGACGTCGAGGTCGGTACGGCCGAGCTTGCGGTAATCCATCAAAAAATCGCTCCAGGCAAAGAAGCCCATAAAAGCAGGTTGAAATTTCTTGCGCAATCTGGATAATTCTGCAGCTCTTCGCGTGGCGGAAGTGATGCACCACCATGACTGAAGAACCTTTGTCGAACATTGGCGTGCCCGACCCGAGCCCCCAAAAGCGTCAGCGTTCGGCTGCGCGCTTGCCCTTGGCAAGTTGTGCACTATCCAGTAAGATTCGCCGTCTATTTTTCGCTGGGCGGCCTCTGAGGCTTTAGAGAATGAAAACTTTTACTGCTAAACCGGAAACAGTAAAGCGCGAGTGGTTCGTAGTCGACGCCGCTGGTCAGACCCTGGGTCGTCTGGCTACCGAAATCGCTAGCCGCCTGCGTGGCAAGCACAAGCCAGAATACACCCCTCACGTTGACACCGGCGACTACATCGTCGTCATCAACGCCGAGCAAATCCGTGTGACTGGTGCCAAGTCTTCCGACAAGATGTACTACTCCCACTCCGGCTTCCCGGGCGGTATCAAGGAAATCAACTTCGAGAAGTTGATCGCCAAGGCCCCTGAGCGTGTCATCGAAACCGCGGTCAAAGGCATGCTGCCGAAGAACCCGCTGGGTCGCGACATGTACCGCAAGCTGAAAGTGTACGCGGGTGCTGCTCACCCACACACTGCTCAGCAGCCTCAAGAACTGAAGATCTAACGGGATAGTTCATTATGTCGGCGACTCAAAACTACGGCACTGGCCGTCGCAAGACCGCAACCGCTCGCGTTTTCCTGCGTCCTGGTACCGGTAACATCTCCATCAACAACCGTTCCCTGGACGTGTTCTTCGGCCGCGAAACCGCTCGCATGGTTGTTCGCCAGCCGCTGGAACTGACCGAGACCGTTGAGAAGTTCGACATCTACGTCACCGTTTCCGGTGGTGGTGTCAGCGGTCAGGCCGGTGCGATCCGCCACGGTATCACCCGCGCCCTGATGGAATACGACGAAACCCTGCGTGGCGCTCTGCGTCGTGCTGGCTACGTCACCCGCGACGCTCGTGAAGTCGAGCGTAAGAAAGTGGGTCTGCGTAAAGCGCGTAAGCGTCCTCAGTACTCCAAGCGTTAATTTCGCTTCGGCAGTCGAAGAAGCCCGGTTCCTTTGGAACCGGGCTTTTTTTATGTCTTGAACTAACCTGTCAGCTAGTCCGTGGCCGTTTGTCGCATAGACGCAGATCAAGCAAAGCGAGGGTAGTGCCCCGACGAGCGGGTAATCACCTTGTCAGTGTGTGGATTTGTTCCTTACCATGGCGACCAATTTTTAGCGCCACAGACGTACCTAAGTAGATGCCTGTTCAAAACAGGCCAAGCAAGCTGATGGGAGAGGACTGAATGAGCAATGACGGCGTCAACGCAGGCCGGCGCCGCTTCCTCGTAGCCGCGACATCCGTGGTCGGGGCAGCGGGAGCAGTGGGGGCTGCGGTACCGTTCGTGGGGTCATGGTTTCCCAGTGCCAAGGCGAAAGCCGCAGGGGCACCGGTGAAGGTCAACATTGCCAAGGTCGAACCCGGGCAACAGATGGTGGCCGAATGGCGCGGCCAACCTGTATTCATCGTGCGGCGAACGGATGAGATTCTCGCCAATCTGAAAAAGATCGAAGGTGATCTGTCCGACCCGCAGTCGAAGGCGTCGGTTCAGCCGACCTATGTCGACCCCGAGGTGCGCTCGATCAAGCCCGAGATTCTCATCCTGGTCGGCTTGTGCACGCACCTTGGCTGCTCGCCAACCTTCCGTCCCGAAGTGGCGCCCGCCGACCTGGGGCCGAAATGGGTGGGCGGTTATTTCTGCCCGTGCCACGGCTCCCACTACGACCTGGCCGGTCGCGTCTACAAGTCCCAGCCGGCGCCTCTCAACCTGCCAGTGCCACCGCACTCGTACGAGTCGGACGACATCATCGTCATCGGCGTCGATCAGGAGAACGCATGATGAGCAAGTTCATGGAGTGGATCGATGCGCGCTTCCCCGCGACGAAGATGTGGGAAGAGCATCTGAGCAAGTATTACGCGCCCAAGAACTTCAACTTCCTGTATTTCTTCGGCTCCCTGGCACTGCTGGTGCTGGTCAACCAGATCGTCACCGGTGTGTGGCTGACCATGAGTTTCACCCCCTCGGCGGAAGAGGCCTTCGCCTCGGTCGAGTACATCATGCGTGACGTCGAATACGGCTGGATCCTGCGCTACCTGCACTCCACCGGCGCCTCGGCGTTCTTCATCGTGGTCTACCTGCACATGTTCCGCGGCCTGCTGTATGGCTCCTACCAGAAGCCCCGCGAGCTGGTCTGGCTGTTCGGCATGCTGATCTACCTGGCGCTGATGGCCGAGGCCTTCATGGGCTACCTGCTGCCATGGGGGCAGATGTCGTACTGGGGCGCCCAGGTGATCATCTCGCTGTTCGGCGCCATCCCGGTCATCGGTGACGACCTGACCCAGTGGATCCGTGGTGACTACCTGATCTCGGGTATCACCCTGAACCGCTTCTTCGCCCTGCATGTGGTGGCCCTGCCGATCGTGATCCTTGGTCTGGTGGTGCTGCATATCCTGGCCCTGCACGAAGTGGGGTCGAACAACCCCGATGGCGTGGACATCAAGAAGAAAAAGGACGAGAACGGCATTCCGCTGGACGGCATTCCGTTCCACCCGTACTACACCGTCAAGGACATCGTCGGCGTGGTGGTGTTCCTCTTCGTGTTCTGCGCGGTGGTGTTCTTCTTCCCGGAAATGGGTGGCTACTTCCTGGAAAAACCGAACTTCGAGCAGGCCAACGCGTTCAAGACCCCTGAGCATATCGCCCCGGTGTGGTACTTCACGCCGTTCTACGCGATCTTGCGCGCGGTGCCCGACAAGCTGTTCGGGGTCATCGCCATGGGTGCCGCGATCGCCGTGCTGTTCGTGTTGCCCTGGCTCGACCGCAGCCCTGTGCGCTCCATGCGCTACAAGGGCCTGCTGAGCAAGCTCTTCCTGCTGGTGTTCTGCGTGGCCTTCATCATCCTCGGCGTGCTCGGCGTATTGGCGCCAACCCCGGGGCGTACCTTGCTGTCGCAGGTGTGCACGGTGTTGTACTTCGCCTACTTCCTGCTGATGCCGTTCTACACAAGGCTCGAGAAGACCAAACCGGTTCCGGAAAGGGTGACTGGCTGATGAAAAAGTTGATTGCAGTATGCTTGCTGGCACTGATGCCTGGCCTGTCGTTCGCCGCCGAACATAGCCTGGAGCTGGACAAGGTCGATGTCGACCTGACCGACAAGGCCGCGATGCAGGATGGCGCGCGCACCTTCGCCAACTATTGCATGGGTTGCCACAGTGCCAAGTTCCAGCGCTACGAGCGCGTGGCCGACGACCTGGGAATTCCCCATGAGGTGATGCTCGACAATCTGGTGTTCACCGGCGCCAAGATTGGCGACCACATGAAGATCGGCATGCAGCCCAACGACGCCAAGACCTGGTTCGGCGCGGCGCCGCCCGACCTGACCCTGGTCGCCCGGGTGCGTGGCAACGACTGGCTGTACACCTACCTGCGCAGCTTCTATGAAGACAAGGCGCGGCCATACGGGGTGAACAACAAGGTCTTCCCCAATGTTGGCATGCCGAACGTGCTGGTCGGGCTGCAGGGCAACCAGGTGATCGGTTGCAAGCAGGTGCAGAGCGTGGTCGATGGCAAGAAGCAGTTCGACCCACTCACGGGCAGTCCGCTGACCCATGAGGCG
Coding sequences:
- a CDS encoding tryptophan--tRNA ligase, which gives rise to MTTRILTGITTTGTPHLGNYAGAIRPAILASQQPGADSFYFLADYHALIKCDDPLRIQRSRLEIAATWLAGGLDPDKVTFYRQSDIPEIPELTWLLTCVAAKGLLNRAHAYKASVDKNVEAGEDPDAGVSMGLFSYPVLMAADILMFNAHKVPVGRDQIQHVEMARDIGQRFNHLFGQGRDFFALPEAVIEETVATLPGLDGRKMSKSYDNTIPLFTSAKDMKDAISRIVTDSRAPGEAKDPDNSHLFTLFQAFSTPAQSAEFRDELLQGLGWGEAKQRLFQLLDGQLAEKREHYHQLIARPSDLEDILLAGAAKARKIATPFLEQLREAVGLRSFRTAVQATGEVKKKAAKTARFVSFRDEDGSFRFRLLAADGEQLLLSRSFADGKSAGAVSKQLQQGGEADVRVEGLGFSLWLAGEQVAEGPQFEAAEARDAAIASLREALAPQQD
- the zapE gene encoding cell division protein ZapE, producing the protein MTPLERYQADLKRPDFFHDAAQETAVRHLQRLYDDLVRAQNNKPGMFGKLFGKKEQTPVKGLYFWGGVGRGKTYLVDTFYEALPFKQKMRTHFHRFMKRVHEEMKTLKGEKNPLTIIAKRFSEEAKVICFDEFFVSDITDAMILGTLMEELFKNGVSLVATSNIVPDGLYKDGLQRARFLPAIAMIKQYTDVVNVDSGVDYRLRHLEQAELFHFPLNEAAHESMRASFKALTPECTQAVDNDVLMIENRPIHALRTCDDVAWFDFRALCDGPRSQNDYIELGKIFHAVLLSNVEQMGVTTDDIARRFINMVDEFYDRNVKLIISAEVELKDLYTGGRLSFEFQRTLSRLLEMQSHEFLSRAHKP
- a CDS encoding GlxA family transcriptional regulator, whose translation is MASLRYSKQLGLGLQPMFEIGLVSPDGLPVDSFSNVQLPVDGGLDDADVIILPAFWDDFDNLLQRYPQVLPWLREQHARGAVLCAEASGVFWLAEAGLLDGKEATTYWRFFASFAERYPKIRLNQDKHLTDADNLYCAGGTTSACDLYIYLIERFCGANVARAVARDILYEVQRSYTPGRMGFGGQKLHQDLIILQIQHWLEEHFADKFRFEDVARNHGMSIRNFMRRFQSATGDKPLHYLQRLRIETAKGLLSSTRKSIKTISYEVGYDDASFFARLFRQHTELSPNQYRQQFMQEA
- a CDS encoding NADP(H)-dependent aldo-keto reductase, which translates into the protein MDYRKLGRTDLDVSALCLGTMTWGEQNTQDEAFEQIALAKASGINFIDTAEMYPVPPRPETYAATERIIGNWFAANGDRDHWILASKVAGPGNGISHIRDGQLKHNRQHIVAALDESLKRLQTDRIDLYQLHWPERSTNFFGKLGYQHLPQDIFTPLEETLEVLDEQVRAGKIRHVGLSNETPWGTMKFLHLAETRGWPRAVSIQNPYNLLNRSFEVGLAEVAIREQCGLLAYSPLAFGMLSGKYEHGARPEKGRLTLFSRFARYSNPQTVAACSRYVQLAREHGLDPAQMALAFVTRQPFVTSNIIGATTLEQLRSNIDSQALTLSDELLAAIEAVHQEQPNPAP
- the rplM gene encoding 50S ribosomal protein L13; translated protein: MKTFTAKPETVKREWFVVDAAGQTLGRLATEIASRLRGKHKPEYTPHVDTGDYIVVINAEQIRVTGAKSSDKMYYSHSGFPGGIKEINFEKLIAKAPERVIETAVKGMLPKNPLGRDMYRKLKVYAGAAHPHTAQQPQELKI
- the rpsI gene encoding 30S ribosomal protein S9 yields the protein MSATQNYGTGRRKTATARVFLRPGTGNISINNRSLDVFFGRETARMVVRQPLELTETVEKFDIYVTVSGGGVSGQAGAIRHGITRALMEYDETLRGALRRAGYVTRDAREVERKKVGLRKARKRPQYSKR
- the petA gene encoding ubiquinol-cytochrome c reductase iron-sulfur subunit; the encoded protein is MSNDGVNAGRRRFLVAATSVVGAAGAVGAAVPFVGSWFPSAKAKAAGAPVKVNIAKVEPGQQMVAEWRGQPVFIVRRTDEILANLKKIEGDLSDPQSKASVQPTYVDPEVRSIKPEILILVGLCTHLGCSPTFRPEVAPADLGPKWVGGYFCPCHGSHYDLAGRVYKSQPAPLNLPVPPHSYESDDIIVIGVDQENA
- a CDS encoding cytochrome b; this translates as MSKFMEWIDARFPATKMWEEHLSKYYAPKNFNFLYFFGSLALLVLVNQIVTGVWLTMSFTPSAEEAFASVEYIMRDVEYGWILRYLHSTGASAFFIVVYLHMFRGLLYGSYQKPRELVWLFGMLIYLALMAEAFMGYLLPWGQMSYWGAQVIISLFGAIPVIGDDLTQWIRGDYLISGITLNRFFALHVVALPIVILGLVVLHILALHEVGSNNPDGVDIKKKKDENGIPLDGIPFHPYYTVKDIVGVVVFLFVFCAVVFFFPEMGGYFLEKPNFEQANAFKTPEHIAPVWYFTPFYAILRAVPDKLFGVIAMGAAIAVLFVLPWLDRSPVRSMRYKGLLSKLFLLVFCVAFIILGVLGVLAPTPGRTLLSQVCTVLYFAYFLLMPFYTRLEKTKPVPERVTG
- a CDS encoding cytochrome c1, which encodes MKKLIAVCLLALMPGLSFAAEHSLELDKVDVDLTDKAAMQDGARTFANYCMGCHSAKFQRYERVADDLGIPHEVMLDNLVFTGAKIGDHMKIGMQPNDAKTWFGAAPPDLTLVARVRGNDWLYTYLRSFYEDKARPYGVNNKVFPNVGMPNVLVGLQGNQVIGCKQVQSVVDGKKQFDPLTGSPLTHEACDQLTVEEKSGTLTPEQFDEKVKNLVTFLAYSANPVKLESQRIGTYVLLFLAFFFVFAYLLKREYWKDVH